The following coding sequences are from one Desulfonatronum thioautotrophicum window:
- a CDS encoding amino acid ABC transporter permease, with translation MNDYWHFFLNDVFPALNQGLWISIAVIVPSALLGLALGVLVGSLRVYAPAPVRLLNEVYVSLFRGTPLVVQLFFWYFALPHLQIGDLRIVLSPMSAAILGFTLCSGAYHSEYIRGALLSIRHGQIKAAQALGMTKTQTVLWVVLPQAMRRALPGCGNEIIYLIKYSSLASIITLNELTGIGRTIAKQTWRNIEVFVALGLYYLLLVTLATLLLQYIERRLALPGFTHARR, from the coding sequence ATGAACGACTACTGGCATTTTTTTCTGAATGATGTTTTCCCTGCCTTGAACCAGGGGCTCTGGATCAGCATTGCGGTGATCGTGCCTTCGGCTCTGCTGGGGCTGGCCCTGGGCGTGCTGGTCGGTTCGCTGCGGGTCTACGCCCCGGCACCGGTTCGCCTGCTCAACGAGGTTTACGTGTCGCTTTTCCGGGGCACGCCTTTGGTGGTTCAGCTGTTCTTCTGGTATTTCGCCCTGCCCCATCTCCAGATTGGAGACCTGCGGATCGTGCTTTCGCCCATGTCCGCGGCGATTCTTGGTTTCACCCTGTGCAGCGGAGCCTACCATTCCGAGTACATCCGGGGCGCCCTGCTCTCCATCCGCCACGGGCAGATCAAGGCCGCTCAAGCTCTGGGAATGACCAAGACCCAAACCGTGCTCTGGGTGGTCCTACCCCAGGCCATGCGCCGGGCACTTCCCGGTTGCGGCAACGAGATCATCTATTTGATCAAGTATTCTTCCCTGGCATCCATCATCACCCTCAACGAGTTGACCGGTATCGGACGAACCATCGCCAAGCAAACATGGCGAAACATCGAGGTCTTCGTTGCTCTGGGTCTCTACTACCTGCTCCTGGTGACTCTGGCTACGCTGCTTCTGCAATATATCGAACGCAGACTCGCGCTGCCGGGATTTACGCACGCCAGGAGATAA